In Scatophagus argus isolate fScaArg1 chromosome 5, fScaArg1.pri, whole genome shotgun sequence, a genomic segment contains:
- the LOC124059706 gene encoding NACHT, LRR and PYD domains-containing protein 12-like, which yields MLLCLCEGVGSAMNQCEETEEGVPPSKTTLCGEHDSQTKAQSPEQQQRPDCPEPEPSCVSMKSDRSMAQPIQFKRRLPSETHVDQQTADSPVPSCVSMKSDWSMDQPLHFRGGHDSAEGRVQQQQSDVLGGQSVQQNPADLDSIFMHLEENVVTFVKNELKKFQKLLSPDYPESLERQSEDEEVLDGEDEEQRSSSRDAFLKITLHFLRRMKQEELADRLHSRTVAAVCCQLKSKLRKKYECVFEGIAKAGNPTLLNQIYTELYITEGGTAEVNEEHEVRQIETASRKTTRPETTIRQEDIFKASPGRDGPIRTVMTKGVAGIGKTVLTQKFTLDWAEDKANQDVHFTFPFTFRELNVLREKKFSLVELVHDFFTETKEAGICRFEEFQVVFIFDGLDECRLPLDFHNNEILTDVTESTSVDVLLTNLIRGNLLPSARIWITTRPAAANQIPPECVDMVTGVTGFTDPQKEEYFRKRSRDEEQASRIISHIKTSRSLHIMCHIPVFCWITATVLEDVLKTREGGELPRTLTEMYIHFLVVQSKVKNINPDSRKMIKSLGKLAFEQLQKGNLIFYESDLTDCGIDIRAASVYSGVFTQIFKEERGLYQDKVFCFIHLSVQEFLAALHVHQTFNNSGVNLLAEESSTFKWLKLLRNDSKLTELYQSAVDEALQSPNGHLDLFLRFLLGLSLQTNQTLLRGLMKHTRNVSQTNQETVRCIKKKLSENLSPERSINLFHCLNELNDGSLVEEIQQSLSSGSLSTDKLSPAQWSALVFILLSSEEDLDVFDLKKYSASEEALLRLLPVVKASNKALLSGCNLSKRSCEALSSVLSSQSSSLRELDLSNNHLKDSGVKLLSAGLKSPNCQLETLRLSGCNLSRRSCEALSSVLSSQSSSLRELDLSNNHLQDSGVELLSAGLKRPNCQLETLRLSGCNLSGRSCEALSSVLSSQSSSLRKLDLSNNHLKDSGVKLLSAGMKSPNCHLEILRLSGCNLSERSCEALSSVLSSQSSSLRELDLSNNDLQDSGVKLLSAGLNSPNCQLETFRLSGCMITQEGCTSLASALRSNPSHLRELDLSYNHPGDSGVELLSARLEDPHWRLDTLRVEHGGQQWLKPSLRKYACELTVDTNTVNTNLKLSDNNRKVTFVMMEQPHPDHPERFDCWHQLLCRTGLTGRCYWEVEWRGGVSVSVTYRGIRRKGNIDDCVFGWNNQSWSLTCSDVGFSVWHNNRSTDLHSSSSSSSSPCSSSSVSHRVAVYVDCPAGTLSFYRVSSDTLIHLHTFNTTFTEPLYAGFGLWSFGCSVSLCSV from the exons atgttgttgtgtttgtgtgaaggtgtgggctctgctatgaatcagtgtgaggagacagaggagggagtccctccctctaaaaccactctgtgtggggaacatgacagccagaccaaagctcagag ccccgagcagcagcagagaccagactgtcctgaacctgaacccagctgtgtgtccatgaagagtgacagGTCCATGGCTCAACCAATACAGTTTAAAAGACGACTTCCTTCAGAGACTCA tgtggaccagcagacagcagactctcctgtacccagctgtgtgtccatgaagagtgactGGTCCATGGATCAACCTCTTCACTTCAGAGGTGGACACGACTCTGCTGAAGGAAG agttcagcagcaacagtcagatgttctcggcggtcagtctgtccagcagaatccagcagacctggactccatattcatg catcttgAGGAGAACGTTGTCACTTTTGTGAAGAACGAGCTGAAGAAGTTCCAGAAGCTTCTGAGTCCAGATTACCCAGAAAGCttagagaggcagagtgaggatgaggaggtgttggatggtgaggatgaagagcagaggagcagcagcagagacgcatttctgaagatcacactgcacttcctgaggagaatgaagcaggaggagctggctgaccgtctgcacagca gaactgttgctgcagtttgttgtcAGCTCAAATCTAAGCTGAGGAagaagtatgagtgtgtgtttgaggggattgctaaagcaggaaacccgaccctcctgaatcagatctacacagagctctacatcacagagggagggactgcagaggtcaatgaagaacatgaggtcagacagattgaaacagcatccaggaaaaccacaagaccagaaacaacaatcagacaagaagacatctttaaagcctcacctggaagagatggaccaatcagaacagtgatgacaaagggagtggctggcattgggaaaacagtcttaacacagaagttcactctggactgggctgaagacaaagccaaccaggacgtccacttcacatttccattcactttcagagagctgaatgtgctgagagagaaaaagttcagcttggtggaacttgttcatgacttcttcactgaaaccaaagaagcaggaatctgcaggtttgaagagttccaggttgtgttcatctttgacggtctggatgagtgtcgacttcctctggacttccacaacaatgagatcctgactgatgtcacagagtccacctcagtggatgtgctgctgacaaacctcatcagggggaatctgcttccctctgctcgcatctggataaccacacgacctgcagcagccaatcagatccctcctgagtgtgttgacatggtgacagGGGTCACagggttcactgacccacagaaggaggagtacttcaggaagagatccagagatgaggagcaggccagcagaatcatctcccacatcaagacatcacgaagcctccacatcatgtgccacatcccagtcttctgctggatcactgctacagttctggaggatgtgttgaagaccagagagggaggagagctgcccaggaccctgactgagatgtacatccacttcctggtggttcagtccaaagtgaagaacatcaa tccagacagcaggaagatgattaagtctctgggaaaactggcttttgagcagctgcagaaaggaaacctgatcttctatgaatcagacctgacagactgtggcatcgatatcagagcagcctcagtgtactcaggagtgttcacccagatctttaaagaggagagaggactgtaccaggacaaggtgttctgcttcatccatctgagcgttcaggagtttctggctgctcttcatgtccacCAGACATTCAACAACTCTGGTGTGAACCTGCTGGCTGAAGAGTCATCAACATTCAAGTGGCTGAAATTGTTGAGAAATGACTCGAAACTAACTGAACTgtaccagagtgctgtggatgaggctttgcagagtccaaatggacacctggacttgttcctccgcttcctcctgggtctttcacttcagaccaatcagactctcctacgaggtctgatgaaacacacaagaaatGTCTCACAGACCAATCAGGAAACAGTCAGGTGCATCAAGAAAAAGCTCAGTGAGaatctgtctccagagaggagcatcaatctgttccactgtctgaatgaactgaatgatggttctctggtggaggagatccaacagtccctgagttcaggaagtctctccacagataaactgtctcctgctcagtggtcagctctggtcttcatcttactgtcatcagaagaagatctggacgtgtttgacctgaagaaatactctgcttcagaggaggctcttctgagactgctgccagtggtcaaagcctccaacaaagctct gctgagtggctgtaatctgtcaaagagaagctgtgaagctctgtcctcagttctcagctcccagtcctctagtctgagagagctggacctgagtaacaaccacctgaaggattcaggagtgaagctgctgtctgctggactgaagagtccaaactgtcagctggagactctcag GCTGAGCGGCTGTAATCTGTCAcggagaagctgtgaagctctgtcctcagttctcagctcccagtcctctagtctgagagagctggacctgagtaacaaccacctgcaggattcaggagtggagctgctgtctgctggactgaagcgtccaaactgtcagctggagactctcag gctgagtggctgtaatctgtcagggagaagctgtgaagctctgtcctcagttctcagctcccagtcctctagtctgagaaagctggacctgagtaacaaccacctgaaggattcaggagtgaagctgctttCTGCTGGAatgaagagtccaaactgtcacCTGGAGAttctcag gctgagtggctgtaatctgtcagagagaagctgtgaagctctgtcctcagttctcagctcccagtcctctagtctgagagagctggacctgagtaacaatgacctgcaggattcaggagtgaagctgctgtctgctggactgaatagtccaaactgtcagctggagacttTCAG gttgtcaggctgtatgatcacacaggaaggctgtacttctctggcctcagctctgagatccaacccctcccatctgagagagctggatctgagctacaatcatcccGGAGACTCAGGcgtggagctgctgtctgctagACTGGAGGATCCacactggagactggacactctcag ggtGGAACATGGTGGACAGCAGTGGCTGAAACCTAGtctgaggaagt atgcctgtgaactcacagtggacacaaacacagtaaacacaaacctcaaactgtctgacaacaacaggaaggtgacatttgtgatgatggagcagcctcatcctgatcatccagagaggtttgactgctggcatcagctgctgtgtagaactggtctgactggtcgctgctactgggaggtcgagtggagaggaggagttTCTGTATCAGTGacttacagaggaatcagaaggaaaggaaacattgatgactgtgtgtttggatggaATAATCAGTCCTGGAGTCTGACCTGCTCTGATGTTGGTTTCTCTGTCTGGCACAATAACAGAAGTACAgacctccactcctcctcctcctcctcctcctccccctgctcctcttcctctgtctctcacagagttgcagtgtatgtggactgtcctgctggcactctgtccttctacagagtctcctctgacacactgatccacctccacaccttcaacaccacattcactgaacctctttATGCTGGATTTGGGCTCTGGTCATTCGGTtgctcagtgtctctgtgttcagtgtag